A single Tachypleus tridentatus isolate NWPU-2018 chromosome 9, ASM421037v1, whole genome shotgun sequence DNA region contains:
- the LOC143226589 gene encoding solute carrier family 35 member G1-like isoform X1 produces the protein MKTSDQTFSFKKFKTVPGIGIILGMTSGFMYSLAILNLKLVSEISPAQFLVTQALIQWGIYNVFIIYSNANYFGEKGERIILFFRALFDGIVKALMIYCFHWLPLADASTIYSSSPVFISLLAYLVLREPCRAYNVFVLMLTMTGIILIIKPTFIVGTFQDIHDVDNRWKGITVGFSACLLKACCYTMARKLQKSPPQVVSAMMSIFSLVVGTFLLFFFEEIQISSCGINSVLVVSSGIFMMLNQLLTTTALQVENAGPVSVAQSLNIITAFLFDIFILNTIATWYSIFGAVLIFVGVLLTTLKKVN, from the coding sequence ATGAAAACTTCTGACCAGACATTCAGTTTTAAGAAGTTCAAGACTGTTCCAGGAATTGGAATTATTTTGGGAATGACATCAGGATTCATGTATTCTCTGGCGATCCTGAATTTGAAGCTGGTATCAGAAATTAGTCCGGCCCAGTTTCTCGTAACTCAAGCTCTTATCCAGTGgggaatttataatgtttttattatttattcgaaCGCCAATTACTTCGGAGAAAAAGGagaaagaattattttgttttttagagctTTATTTGATGGAATAGTAAAAGCCCTAATGATATACTGTTTTCATTGGCTCCCTCTTGCGGATGCTTCCACAATCTATTCCTCTTCTCCAGTGTTCATTAGTTTGCTTGCTTACTTGGTTTTGAGAGAACCTTGTAGGGCTTACAATGTATTCGTCTTAATGCTGACGATGACGGGCATTATTTTGATTATCAAACCAACGTTTATCGTAGGAACGTTTCAAGATATTCATGACGTAGATAATCGGTGGAAAGGAATTACGGTTGGATTTTCTGCGTGTCTTTTGAAAGCTTGTTGCTATACAATGGCCCGTAAACTTCAAAAATCACCACCTCAAGTTGTGTCCGCCATGATGTCTATTTTTAGCCTTGTTGTGGGTacttttctattgtttttcttcGAAGAAATTCAAATATCATCTTGTGGCATAAACAGTGTTCTTGTTGTGAGTTCTGGCATCTTTATGATGCTCAATCAACTCCTCACCACAACAGCCTTACAAGTGGAAAATGCTGGACCAGTGTCTGTTGCTCAAAGTCTAAATATAATTACAGCCTTTTTATTcgatattttcatattaaataccATCGCCACCTGGTACAGTATTTTTGGcgctgttttaatttttgttggtgTTCTTCTAACAACATTAAAGAAAGTGAAttag
- the LOC143226589 gene encoding solute carrier family 35 member G1-like isoform X2, with product MKTSDQTFSFKKFKTVPGIGIILGMTSGFMYSLAILNLKLVSEISPAQFLVTQALIQWGIYNVFIIYSNANYFGEKGERIILFFRALFDGIVKALMIYCFHWLPLADASTIYSSSPVFISLLAYLVLREPCRAYNVFVLMLTMTGIILIIKPTFIVGTFQDIHDVDNRWKGITVGFSACLLKACCYTMARKLQKSPPQVVSAMMSIFSLVVGTFLLFFFEEIQISSCGINSVLVVSSGIFMMLNQLLTTTALQVENAGPVSVAQSLNIITAFLFDIFILNTIATCVRQERRQRVITTQVIYQ from the exons ATGAAAACTTCTGACCAGACATTCAGTTTTAAGAAGTTCAAGACTGTTCCAGGAATTGGAATTATTTTGGGAATGACATCAGGATTCATGTATTCTCTGGCGATCCTGAATTTGAAGCTGGTATCAGAAATTAGTCCGGCCCAGTTTCTCGTAACTCAAGCTCTTATCCAGTGgggaatttataatgtttttattatttattcgaaCGCCAATTACTTCGGAGAAAAAGGagaaagaattattttgttttttagagctTTATTTGATGGAATAGTAAAAGCCCTAATGATATACTGTTTTCATTGGCTCCCTCTTGCGGATGCTTCCACAATCTATTCCTCTTCTCCAGTGTTCATTAGTTTGCTTGCTTACTTGGTTTTGAGAGAACCTTGTAGGGCTTACAATGTATTCGTCTTAATGCTGACGATGACGGGCATTATTTTGATTATCAAACCAACGTTTATCGTAGGAACGTTTCAAGATATTCATGACGTAGATAATCGGTGGAAAGGAATTACGGTTGGATTTTCTGCGTGTCTTTTGAAAGCTTGTTGCTATACAATGGCCCGTAAACTTCAAAAATCACCACCTCAAGTTGTGTCCGCCATGATGTCTATTTTTAGCCTTGTTGTGGGTacttttctattgtttttcttcGAAGAAATTCAAATATCATCTTGTGGCATAAACAGTGTTCTTGTTGTGAGTTCTGGCATCTTTATGATGCTCAATCAACTCCTCACCACAACAGCCTTACAAGTGGAAAATGCTGGACCAGTGTCTGTTGCTCAAAGTCTAAATATAATTACAGCCTTTTTATTcgatattttcatattaaataccATCGCCACCTG tgtaagacaagagagaaggcaacgagtcatcaccacccaagtTATTTACCAATAA